CCACCCCAGCGCCACGCTGGAGCCGGAGCTGCGGCCGCTGCTGGAGTTGCGCCAGGACGGGCCCACCCTGCCCCGCCAGCCCGGCTCGCTGCTGCGCTGGCAGTGAGCTGGGCTGGCGGGGCCGCACCGACCGGCGCTTGGCACTGATCGGCTCTTGCTACTGATCGCCGGTTGGAACCGCCCAATCCGTCCAGGTCGTTGGCCGGCGGACGGGCCGATCCGGCCACAGGCATTCAGGCCAGGATCGTCACCTTGTTGATCTTGGTGCCCTTGCGGATGGCGAGCACCACATCCAGATTCCCTGCCTGGCCAAACACGGTGTGAACCCCGTCGAGGTGCGGCTGGGCATCGTGGCACAGGAAAAACTGGCTGCCGCCGGTGTTCTTGCCGGCGTGGGCCATCGAAAGGGTGCCGGCCTGGTGCTTGCGGCTGTTGATCTCACAGGGGATCTTGTAGCCAGGGCCACCGGTGCCGGGGGCGCCGGCTGCGCCGGGTCTGGTGTTGGGGCAGCCGCCCTGAGCCATGAAACCATCGATGACGCGATGGAAGGCCAGGCCGTCATAGAAACCGGCTTCGGCCAGCTTCACGAAGTTGGCCACCGTTGCGGGGGCATCGGCGTCGAACAGCTCGAGTTCCACGATGCCGGCATCGGTCTCCATCTGGGCTTTGGTCACGGCAGGCTCGGGAAAAACGGACTTTATCCACTCTCAGGTAGAACAGTGCCCCACCCTCCGCTCGGGGATTCCCCCTCACCCCTGACGTCATGAGTGCCACCGCTCCCGCTCCCAACGGCTCCGGTCACGACCTGGGCGGTGCCCGGCTCGGCATCCTCGGCGGCAGTGGCCTCTACGCCATGGAGGGCCTGGAGGATGTGCGGGAACTCTCGCTCGACACCCCATTCGGAGCCCCTTCCGACAGCCTGCGGCTGGGCCGGCTCGGCGGCCTTGAGGTGGTGTTCCTGGCGCGCCACGGTCGCCATCACAGCCTCACCCCCACCGAGGTGCCCTACCGGGCCAACATCTGGGCCCTGCGTTCGCTCGGCGTGCGCTGGATTCTCTCCTGCTCGGCTGTCGGGTCACTGCAGGAGCCGCTGCGCCCGCTCGACATGCTGGTGCCGGATCAGTTCATCGATCGCACCCACCAACGACCGCTGAGCTTCTTCGGCAACGGCGCCGTGGCCCACGTGGGCATCGCCGATCCTTTCTGCCCCAGCCTCAGCCGCCTGCTGGCCGATGTGGCCGACAGCCTCATGCCGGCCGGCCGCCAGTTGCACCGCAGCGGCACCTACCTCTGCATGGAAGGCCCCGCCTTCTCCACCCGCGCTGAATCCAACCTCTACCGCAGCTGGGGCTGCTCGGTGATTGGCATGACGAACCACAGCGAGGCCCGCCTGGCGCGGGAGGCGGAGATCGCCTACGCCACCCTGGCCATGGTCACCGATTACGACTGCTGGCACAGCGACCATGCCTCGGTGAGCGTGGAGCTGGTGATCCAGAACCTGCACGCCAATGCACAGCTAGCGCAGCAGGTGGTGAAGGTGGCGGCCGAGCGCATCGCCGCACAACGGCCCGCCAGCAGCGCCCACAGCGCCCTGCGCAATGCCCTGATGACGCCGAAGGAGCGGGTGCCGGCCGAAACGCGCGAAAAGCTTGACCTGTTCACCGCTCCCTACTGGGGCCCCTTCGTGCCTGACGAAGCTGCCGCCTGATCAGCCTGCCCTCCAAGGGGCGCCCCGGGCACTCAGTGGCTGAGCTGGGCGCCAAGGGCGGCCAGAGCAGGCCGCAGGTGACCGCCGGCCGCATCGAGCGCCGCCGCCGCCGCTGCGGCATCCAGATCGGTGACCGCCATGAGCAGGGCCCGCTTAACGGATCCGCCCGCTGCCTCGAGCAACTGGATGCCGCGCGGTCGCTCCACCCCGGCCAGATCCCGCAGGATGCGCAGGGCCCGGTCTTCCAGCTTGCTGTTGGTGACCGCCACATCCACCATGCGGTTGCCGTGCACCTTGCCCAGCTTCACCATCACGCCGGTGGAGAGGATGTTGAGGGCCATCTTGGTGGCGGTGCCGGCCTTGAGCCGGGTGGAGCCGGTCACCAGTTCAGGGCCGGTGAGCAGGCGGATGTCGATGTCGCAGGGCATCGGCGCCTGGGAGGTGGGCACACAGGCCATGCCGATCGTGAGGGCGCCGAGACGGCGCGCATGCAGGAGAGCGCCATGCACGTAGGGGGTGGTGCCCCCCGCGGCGATTCCCACAAGCGCGTCGTCGCTGCAGAAACCGCGGGCTTCCAGGTCGGTCTGCCCGGCTTCGGCGCGGTCTTCCAGTCCTTCGGAGCTGCGCAGCAGGGCCGGCGCCCCCCCGGCGAGCACCCCTTGCACGAGCTCGGGCGGGCTGCAGAAGGTGGGAGGGCACTCGGCGGCATCCAGCACACCCAGGCGGCCGGAGGTGCCGGCACCGAGGTAGAAGAGCCTGCCACCTGCGCGCAGCCGGGCCACGATCGCGTCAACGGCGGCACTGAGCGCCGGTGCCGCTGCGGCCACCGCCAGCTGGGAGCAGCGCTCCTCTTCGCAGAACAGTTCAACAATGGCGCGGGTTTCCAGCTGATCCAGCGCACTGCTGGCGGGGTTCGGCTGTTCGGTGAGCAGGTGACCGCGGTCACCGGCGGCCACGCCGAAGGCTGAGGACTGGCTCATAGCAAGCCTTCAAGCCGGCGCCGAAAGGCTTCCAGTTCATCGCTGGCCGCTGAGGCCTCGGCTTCGGGCACGCCGTCGTCGGTGGAGACCAGGCCGGCGGTGGTTTCTGCCGCACCGCTTGCTGCAGTGCTGGTCCCGCTGGCCTCCTCGTTCCAGTTGCTCACATCCATGTTGCGTTCCGGGGGCGAGATCCACAGCCGCTCCTCCGGCGACTGGGGCAGGAAGCCCGTGGGCACGAAGCGTGCCTCGTAGCCAGCCTGGGCGCAGAACAGCTCCATCTCCTCCCGCTCCAGCGCCTCTACCGAAGGCAGCGGGAAATCCTGGGCTTCCAGCAAGCCCGCGTAGCGCTCGGCGTCGTCGGGGTCTTCGAACAGCAGCACCACCGTGTGGCCGCCGAGTTCAAGCGAATGGATGCCTTCGTTGTCTGTGCCGGCGTCAAACAGCAACACATGGACCGTCATGGAGCGCTCCAACGCCATGGGGTCAGTGTCTCACCCCGCGCCAGTGGTCAGCTCAGGCACCGGTCAGCCGGCTTCTGCTTCCGCTTCGGCCTGCTCGGCCAGTTGCTCCAATCGCCGGTAGAGCGCTGCCTCGGCGTCATTGAGCTGCTCCGGCACGACGATCCGAATCTCCACCAGCTGGTCGCCACGCTGGCCACGGTGGGCGAGCCCCCTGCCCCGCAGCCGCAGCAGACGTCCGCTGGAGGATCCAGGCGGCACGGTGAGCTGCACATCGCCCTGCAGGGTGGGCACCACGGCGCGGCAGCCGAGCGCGGCGGCGGGAGGGAAGAGATCCAGGGTGTAGAGCACGCGCAGGCCATCGATGCGCAGACCCTCAGGCGTGCATACCCGCAGTTGGATGAAATGGTCGGCCCCTCCGGGCGCCACCCCGGCCAGCCGCAGGCGCCAGCCGTCCCCGGCCAGCGGCGGGGTCCAGAGCTCCACAACGGTGCCGTCGGGCAGGGACAGTTCCAGTCGTTCCCCGGCCAGTGACTGCTCCGGGGTGAGCTCCACGGTGGTTTCCAGATCAGCGCTGGCCTGCACCGGCGGCGGAGACGCTGGCGCCTGGGTCACCCGCCCGCCGCCATGTTCGCGGCTGCGCCCGGCCGGCGCTGAAGCAGGCGCCGCGGTCGGTTCCGGCGGCTCCTCGTCAGCGAGGTCGGTCGGGCCGTCCTCAGGCTCGTCGTCGTCGTCGCTGGCAGCCGTTGTGGTGCGACCGAACAGGGCCTCCAGGTACTCCTCAAATGCTGGGAAGCCACTGGCGAAGCGATCACGGCTGCCGCTCTGCGCCCCGCCGGCTTCCTGCCCCCGTTCCCAGGCCTGGCGACGCTTGGGGTCACTGAGCACCGCGTAGGCCTCATTGACTCGCTTGAAGCGTTCCTCGGCTACGGGATCGTTGCCATTGAGGTCGGGGTGCCAGCGGCGCGCCTGCTGGCGGAACGCCCGCTTGAGGGCAGCGGCGTCCGCACCGGGTTCAAGCCCCAGGGTCGCCCAGTAATCAATGGCCGCCGGGGGGGAGGCGCTGCGGGTCACCGAGGTCAGTCCTCCGACCAGGGGTCGTCGGCGGCCGCTCTGACGCGGCGGGGCGGCGGTGCCGACGGATCCTCATCGCCGGAGGGGCGGTAGCGGTTGTCATCGGCGAAGCTCTGGCGACCGCGACTGGAGAGGTTGCGAGGGCTGGCGTCGTCAGCTGCTTCGCCATCCACGTCTCTGTAGCGGGGCGTGCCGTAGCTGGTGGTGGGATAAGTGGAGGTGCCATAGCTGGGGGGGCTGAAGCTCGGCGGCTTGTAGGTCGGCGAGCCGTAGCTGGGTGGCCCATAGTCAGTTGGGCCATAGGCCGCCGGAGCGTCGTAGGCGCTGCGGTTCAGCGGTGCGGAGTCCCAGGTCTCACGGCGCGGGCGATCGCGGCCGCCCGGGCGGTCCCAGTCGTCATCGTCGTCGGCGAACAGATCATCCTTGAGGGAGCCGAGCGTGTTCTTGAGGCCTTGCAGCGGCCCGGCCTCGCTCTTGCGTTCACTCACCAGCCGCCGGTTGAGCCCATAGAGGGCCTCCTGCAGCTGGCTCACGGCCAGATCCAGTTCCACCGGATCGTCGCCACCCACCAGCATCTGCACATCGCGGAGCGCCATCTCCACCGATCGCTGCTGCCGCTCCGCCCCATAGGGCCCCAGCTCCAGCGCCGCATCGCGCAGCCGGCGCTCGGCCTGGGCCACCAGCGTCTGGGCGCGGTTGCGGCGGTCCACCTCGGCCCGCTTGCGCCGGTCTTCCACCGCCTTGCGTTCCGCCTCCTCCAGCAGGGCGTTGATCTCGTCCTCGCTGAGGTTCGAGCCCCCCTGGATGCTGACGCTCTGCTGCCGGCCGGTGGTGCGGTCGGT
Above is a genomic segment from Synechococcus sp. MW101C3 containing:
- a CDS encoding DUF3110 domain-containing protein, whose amino-acid sequence is MTVHVLLFDAGTDNEGIHSLELGGHTVVLLFEDPDDAERYAGLLEAQDFPLPSVEALEREEMELFCAQAGYEARFVPTGFLPQSPEERLWISPPERNMDVSNWNEEASGTSTAASGAAETTAGLVSTDDGVPEAEASAASDELEAFRRRLEGLL
- the murQ gene encoding N-acetylmuramic acid 6-phosphate etherase, encoding MSQSSAFGVAAGDRGHLLTEQPNPASSALDQLETRAIVELFCEEERCSQLAVAAAAPALSAAVDAIVARLRAGGRLFYLGAGTSGRLGVLDAAECPPTFCSPPELVQGVLAGGAPALLRSSEGLEDRAEAGQTDLEARGFCSDDALVGIAAGGTTPYVHGALLHARRLGALTIGMACVPTSQAPMPCDIDIRLLTGPELVTGSTRLKAGTATKMALNILSTGVMVKLGKVHGNRMVDVAVTNSKLEDRALRILRDLAGVERPRGIQLLEAAGGSVKRALLMAVTDLDAAAAAAALDAAGGHLRPALAALGAQLSH
- a CDS encoding peptidylprolyl isomerase yields the protein MTKAQMETDAGIVELELFDADAPATVANFVKLAEAGFYDGLAFHRVIDGFMAQGGCPNTRPGAAGAPGTGGPGYKIPCEINSRKHQAGTLSMAHAGKNTGGSQFFLCHDAQPHLDGVHTVFGQAGNLDVVLAIRKGTKINKVTILA
- a CDS encoding DnaJ domain-containing protein; the protein is MTRSASPPAAIDYWATLGLEPGADAAALKRAFRQQARRWHPDLNGNDPVAEERFKRVNEAYAVLSDPKRRQAWERGQEAGGAQSGSRDRFASGFPAFEEYLEALFGRTTTAASDDDDEPEDGPTDLADEEPPEPTAAPASAPAGRSREHGGGRVTQAPASPPPVQASADLETTVELTPEQSLAGERLELSLPDGTVVELWTPPLAGDGWRLRLAGVAPGGADHFIQLRVCTPEGLRIDGLRVLYTLDLFPPAAALGCRAVVPTLQGDVQLTVPPGSSSGRLLRLRGRGLAHRGQRGDQLVEIRIVVPEQLNDAEAALYRRLEQLAEQAEAEAEAG
- a CDS encoding S-methyl-5'-thioadenosine phosphorylase is translated as MSATAPAPNGSGHDLGGARLGILGGSGLYAMEGLEDVRELSLDTPFGAPSDSLRLGRLGGLEVVFLARHGRHHSLTPTEVPYRANIWALRSLGVRWILSCSAVGSLQEPLRPLDMLVPDQFIDRTHQRPLSFFGNGAVAHVGIADPFCPSLSRLLADVADSLMPAGRQLHRSGTYLCMEGPAFSTRAESNLYRSWGCSVIGMTNHSEARLAREAEIAYATLAMVTDYDCWHSDHASVSVELVIQNLHANAQLAQQVVKVAAERIAAQRPASSAHSALRNALMTPKERVPAETREKLDLFTAPYWGPFVPDEAAA